The following proteins are co-located in the Armatimonadota bacterium genome:
- the purD gene encoding phosphoribosylamine--glycine ligase: protein MKILVIGKGGREHALAWKLAQEAEVWVTPGNPLISKEIPCFDVKETDFAGLIALCGRLQPDLIVVGPEDPLVNGLADFLTKDGFNVFGPRQGGASLEGSKAFSKQVMIEAGVPTGESGTFRDAELAADYARARFDAGKQVVVKASGNALGKGVFVCSTLDEAEDAIGAMLVERAFGEAGDEIVIEDRLIGREFSLLTVVGDHGFFSLPVAQDYKRALDNDRGPNTGGMGTYSPCDWAQPYVEQVEQSIVAPTVNWLKSRGVEYRGVLFSGIMVQDGQPYCLEFNVRFGDPETQSVLRRIGPGFANLLLESATGKPLTSVPILQNAAVSVVLASQGYPGRIAKGKPITIDKMPEGVKVFGSGIGDQNGQLVTDGGRVITISAEAKTVEEARKLAYLAAESIDFEGKQFRSDIAAI from the coding sequence ATGAAGATTTTGGTGATCGGCAAAGGTGGAAGGGAACACGCACTAGCCTGGAAATTGGCCCAAGAAGCCGAAGTTTGGGTGACGCCCGGCAATCCCCTGATCAGCAAAGAGATTCCCTGTTTTGATGTCAAGGAAACCGATTTTGCGGGACTGATCGCCCTTTGTGGGAGATTGCAGCCAGACCTCATTGTTGTTGGCCCGGAAGACCCTCTCGTCAACGGTCTCGCCGATTTTCTGACCAAAGATGGATTCAATGTGTTTGGCCCCCGGCAAGGTGGCGCGTCGTTGGAAGGAAGTAAGGCCTTTTCGAAGCAAGTGATGATCGAAGCAGGAGTTCCAACCGGCGAATCTGGCACTTTTCGCGACGCTGAACTCGCGGCTGACTACGCACGAGCGAGATTCGATGCTGGAAAGCAGGTCGTCGTCAAGGCATCCGGAAATGCCCTGGGAAAGGGTGTGTTCGTCTGTTCGACCCTCGATGAAGCCGAAGATGCCATTGGCGCGATGTTGGTCGAGAGAGCCTTCGGTGAGGCCGGCGATGAAATTGTGATTGAAGATCGCCTCATCGGACGAGAATTTTCTCTGTTGACCGTCGTTGGCGATCATGGATTCTTTAGCCTGCCGGTGGCTCAGGACTACAAGCGCGCGCTGGACAACGACCGAGGCCCAAACACGGGTGGAATGGGCACCTATTCGCCTTGCGATTGGGCTCAGCCGTACGTGGAGCAAGTAGAACAATCCATCGTGGCGCCAACGGTCAATTGGCTGAAATCACGAGGAGTGGAATACCGCGGAGTACTGTTCTCTGGCATCATGGTCCAAGACGGCCAGCCATATTGCCTCGAATTCAACGTCCGATTTGGTGACCCTGAAACCCAGTCTGTTCTCCGCCGAATTGGGCCTGGATTTGCGAATCTACTGCTCGAATCGGCAACTGGTAAGCCTCTAACTTCGGTGCCGATCTTGCAAAACGCGGCGGTCTCTGTGGTCCTCGCCAGTCAAGGCTATCCTGGCAGAATCGCAAAGGGCAAGCCGATCACGATCGACAAAATGCCAGAGGGGGTGAAGGTTTTTGGGTCCGGAATCGGAGACCAGAATGGTCAACTCGTGACTGATGGAGGCCGTGTGATCACTATTTCCGCCGAAGCCAAAACAGTCGAGGAAGCGCGAAAACTCGCCTATCTCGCCGCTGAAAGTATTGACTTCGAAGGAAAGCAGTTCCGCTCGGATATTGCCGCAATTTAA